The following coding sequences are from one Clostridioides difficile ATCC 9689 = DSM 1296 window:
- a CDS encoding 2-keto-3-deoxygluconate permease: MIMDFIKKIPAGMMIVPMFIAAFINTFCPDIVQIGSFTTAVFSSVGSATIIGVQLVCLGTQLQFREMPKVLKRGGILLGSKFAIGALIGILIGKLFGMDGVLGLTTLAVISAVTNSNGSIYLSLMTSYGDETDCATMSLLTLNDGPFFTLIALGTSGLANVPLLSLLAAIVPILVGMIIGNFDKKMKEFLEPGCNLLVPFVGFALGSSINLASILKGGLSGVLLGLISVFVGGIFIVFCDKFIGKRPGYAGWAVATTAGNAIAVPAAVALVDPSWQPYVATATTQVAAAVVVTAILVPLITSWWAKKYGCPKFPKQNEDGTITA; this comes from the coding sequence ATGATAATGGATTTTATTAAAAAAATTCCTGCAGGTATGATGATAGTGCCAATGTTTATAGCAGCTTTCATTAATACCTTTTGCCCAGATATTGTACAAATAGGTTCGTTTACGACAGCAGTATTTTCAAGTGTTGGGTCTGCAACTATAATTGGGGTTCAACTGGTATGCTTGGGAACTCAGCTTCAATTTAGAGAAATGCCAAAAGTTTTAAAGAGAGGTGGTATACTTCTTGGTTCTAAATTTGCTATAGGTGCTTTGATAGGTATACTTATAGGAAAGCTATTTGGAATGGATGGTGTCCTTGGTCTGACAACATTGGCTGTTATAAGTGCAGTTACAAATAGTAATGGTAGTATATATCTTTCATTGATGACTTCATATGGAGATGAAACAGATTGTGCAACTATGAGTTTACTTACTTTAAATGATGGACCATTTTTTACATTAATAGCTCTTGGGACTTCAGGTCTTGCAAATGTACCATTGTTGTCATTATTGGCTGCAATAGTGCCAATACTTGTTGGTATGATAATAGGAAATTTTGACAAAAAAATGAAAGAGTTTTTAGAGCCAGGGTGTAATTTACTCGTACCTTTTGTAGGGTTTGCACTTGGTAGTAGCATAAATCTTGCAAGTATACTAAAAGGAGGTTTATCAGGAGTATTACTTGGATTAATATCTGTATTTGTAGGAGGTATATTTATAGTATTCTGTGATAAATTTATAGGAAAACGTCCAGGATATGCAGGATGGGCTGTAGCTACAACTGCTGGAAATGCAATTGCTGTACCTGCTGCTGTTGCATTAGTTGACCCATCATGGCAACCATATGTTGCAACAGCTACAACACAAGTGGCAGCCGCAGTAGTTGTCACTGCAATATTAGTACCTCTTATAACTAGTTGGTGGGCTAAGAAGTATGGATGTCCTAAGTTCCCAAAACAAAATGAGGATGGTACAATAACAGCTTAA
- a CDS encoding IclR family transcriptional regulator: protein MTSDNHRPTARILDILEALAESENGYTLTEIADVINAPKSSIFPIVHTLNARKYITIDKNTSKYSIGIRSYTLGSSFFEKRTIFNYIIDEMTNIVNSCSETCQLGILDNNEVLYIGKVDSPEPIRLISYVGKKIPANCTGLGKALLCDFDKEKLISLYPDGLKGFTEKSITDFDVLYDQLLEVQRTQIASECEESMEHLKCLAVPIRKNGCIRAAVSVTLPLFRANDEKIELIKKLLLNAQKNIQSMMEERNEDIVIN from the coding sequence ATGACTTCAGATAATCATCGCCCAACAGCTAGGATATTAGATATTTTAGAAGCATTAGCAGAATCCGAAAATGGATATACTCTTACAGAAATAGCAGATGTTATCAATGCTCCAAAAAGTAGCATCTTTCCTATAGTTCATACACTTAATGCTAGAAAATACATTACTATTGATAAAAACACATCCAAATATTCTATAGGGATACGTTCTTACACATTAGGGTCTTCATTTTTTGAAAAAAGAACTATTTTTAACTATATAATTGACGAAATGACTAATATAGTTAATTCCTGTTCTGAAACTTGTCAGCTTGGTATACTTGACAATAATGAAGTTCTTTATATTGGAAAAGTAGATTCTCCAGAACCAATTAGACTTATTTCTTATGTTGGAAAAAAAATACCTGCTAATTGTACAGGTCTTGGAAAAGCTCTTTTATGTGATTTTGACAAGGAAAAACTAATAAGCTTATATCCAGATGGTCTAAAAGGTTTTACAGAAAAATCAATTACAGATTTTGATGTTTTATACGACCAGCTTCTTGAAGTTCAAAGAACACAAATAGCTTCAGAGTGTGAGGAATCAATGGAACACCTAAAATGTCTTGCCGTACCAATAAGAAAAAATGGATGTATAAGAGCTGCTGTTAGTGTAACACTGCCTTTATTTAGAGCTAATGACGAAAAAATAGAACTGATAAAAAAATTACTCTTAAATGCTCAGAAAAATATTCAATCAATGATGGAAGAACGTAATGAAGACATTGTAATAAATTAG
- a CDS encoding iron-containing alcohol dehydrogenase, translated as MSIYYVPPINLLGKGCLNEAKDSIKSLGTKKAFIVSDKFLVSNGTVKKVTDILSQIDVDFVVYDEVKQNPTVTNVNKGLKILKSENCDFVITIGGGSPQDCGKAISILATNGGDIRDYEGINKTSKKCLPIIAITTTAGTSAEVTINYVITDEDRHVKMIMVDTNSLATMTVNDPELMISKPSNLTAATGMDALTHAIEAVVANGAYDVTDSTALYAIKQIFKYLPRAVKNGNDIEAREQMCYACFLNGIAFSNAGLGNVHAMAHQLGGLYDLPHGVCNAMLLPIVEEENAKSAPAKFRPIAEVIGMDVNNKSDKECVDFVIDKIKALSEEVGIPKSLKDVGVDNPNFELLAENSMKDACAGANPVFFDKDKIIELFMKIS; from the coding sequence ATGAGCATTTATTATGTACCACCAATAAATTTACTTGGGAAAGGATGTCTTAATGAAGCTAAAGATTCAATTAAATCATTAGGAACTAAAAAAGCATTTATTGTTAGTGATAAATTTCTAGTTTCAAATGGTACTGTAAAAAAAGTAACAGATATTTTATCTCAGATAGATGTAGACTTTGTTGTTTATGATGAAGTTAAACAAAATCCAACTGTAACTAATGTGAATAAAGGACTTAAAATATTGAAATCAGAAAATTGCGACTTCGTTATAACTATAGGAGGTGGTTCTCCACAAGACTGTGGTAAAGCTATCTCTATATTAGCCACTAATGGAGGAGATATTAGAGACTATGAAGGTATCAACAAAACTTCTAAAAAATGTCTTCCTATCATAGCTATAACTACTACTGCTGGTACATCTGCTGAAGTTACAATAAACTATGTTATAACTGATGAAGACAGACATGTAAAGATGATAATGGTTGATACCAATTCACTAGCTACAATGACAGTAAATGACCCAGAATTAATGATTAGCAAACCATCTAATTTAACAGCAGCAACTGGTATGGATGCACTAACTCATGCTATAGAAGCTGTAGTAGCTAATGGTGCTTATGATGTTACAGATTCAACTGCCTTATATGCTATAAAGCAGATATTTAAATACCTTCCAAGAGCTGTTAAAAATGGTAATGACATAGAAGCTAGAGAACAAATGTGTTATGCTTGTTTTTTAAATGGAATTGCCTTTAGTAATGCAGGTCTTGGAAATGTACATGCTATGGCTCATCAATTAGGAGGTTTATATGATTTACCTCATGGAGTATGTAATGCCATGCTACTTCCAATAGTTGAGGAGGAAAATGCTAAATCAGCCCCTGCCAAATTCCGACCAATAGCTGAAGTTATTGGAATGGATGTAAATAATAAATCAGATAAAGAGTGTGTTGACTTTGTAATAGATAAGATAAAAGCTCTTTCTGAAGAGGTTGGAATCCCAAAATCTTTAAAAGATGTAGGTGTTGATAATCCTAATTTTGAATTGCTTGCAGAAAACTCTATGAAAGATGCTTGTGCTGGTGCTAATCCTGTTTTCTTTGATAAAGATAAGATTATAGAATTGTTTATGAAAATATCTTAA
- a CDS encoding L,D-transpeptidase family protein: MRGWICVKLTKLNIKKYRAPIYKYALANVNLRSAKSTNSSIITVIPQGAKMEVLDEEDDWIKVMYNSQEGYVYKDLVSVSEYAWSNLNLREDKSTTSNIITVIPEKSRVEVLQVDGDWSKVVYDDKIGYVFNYFLSIDGNKPNELDYKYFYTDMIKFVNENNIKSTSDYLIVTDLRNKYTYIFKKDNGGWGQLYKWQCTIGKPETPTITGIFYISGRKPSFGTDEYSVKYATRIKGGYYYHSVLYDSTGSYIIDGRLGEALSHGCIRLSTENAKWIYDNIPDTTTVIIH, from the coding sequence ATGAGAGGATGGATATGTGTGAAATTAACTAAACTAAATATTAAAAAATATAGAGCACCTATATATAAATATGCTTTAGCAAATGTAAATTTGAGGTCTGCTAAATCTACCAATTCAAGTATCATAACAGTAATACCTCAGGGAGCTAAAATGGAAGTATTGGATGAAGAAGATGACTGGATTAAGGTGATGTACAATTCTCAAGAAGGATATGTGTATAAGGATTTGGTATCAGTAAGCGAATATGCTTGGAGTAACTTAAACTTAAGAGAAGATAAATCTACAACTTCCAATATAATTACAGTAATTCCTGAAAAATCTAGGGTTGAAGTCCTTCAAGTAGATGGAGATTGGAGTAAGGTTGTATATGATGATAAAATAGGATATGTTTTTAATTATTTTTTATCAATTGATGGGAATAAACCAAATGAATTAGATTATAAGTATTTTTATACTGACATGATTAAATTTGTTAACGAAAATAATATTAAAAGTACTAGCGATTATCTAATTGTAACAGACCTTAGAAATAAATATACTTATATTTTTAAGAAAGATAATGGAGGCTGGGGACAACTTTACAAGTGGCAATGTACTATAGGTAAGCCTGAGACTCCAACTATAACAGGTATATTTTATATAAGTGGAAGAAAACCTTCTTTTGGAACGGATGAGTATTCAGTTAAATATGCTACTAGAATTAAAGGTGGATATTACTATCATTCTGTGCTATATGATTCAACAGGAAGTTATATAATAGATGGCAGACTTGGTGAAGCTCTTAGTCATGGATGTATAAGATTAAGTACGGAAAATGCAAAGTGGATATATGATAATATACCAGATACAACAACAGTTATAATTCATTAA
- a CDS encoding dihydrolipoyl dehydrogenase family protein: MKKTFDAIIIGFGKGGKTLAGDLANRGLKVALIEKSNKMYGGTCVNVACIPTKSLENSANSVKTKNINSWDEVQAEYEKAIDKKETLITKLREANYNKLNSNENVTIFTGMGTFIDEKTVQVKTENEIYELVADNIFINTGSRPFIPNIKGIENKNIVYDSESLMNLRTLPKKMTIIGAGFIGLEFAGIYSSFGAEVTILNSNNGILPNEDVEDSEEIIKLLAKRNVKIVNNANIKEIKEVSELAIVEYEVDGKSKELTSNMILVATGRKANTEGLGLENAGIELNERGFIKVSETLKTNKEHIWAIGDINGGPQFTYISLDDYRIVINQLFGDKTRTTNDRKNIPNSIFISPAFSRVGLNVKQAKEKGYEVLVAKMPVEAIPRAKQIGKADGFIKIVIDKKSNKILGASMICENSSEIIHLIQLAVDLEVEYTYLRDRVYAHPTMTEALNDILSPNMIKEV; the protein is encoded by the coding sequence ATGAAAAAAACATTTGATGCTATAATAATAGGATTTGGAAAAGGTGGAAAAACATTAGCAGGGGATTTGGCAAACAGGGGATTAAAAGTAGCTTTAATAGAAAAGTCAAACAAGATGTATGGTGGAACATGTGTAAATGTGGCATGTATACCAACAAAAAGCTTAGAAAATTCAGCAAACAGCGTAAAAACAAAGAATATAAATTCTTGGGATGAAGTACAAGCTGAATATGAGAAAGCTATAGATAAAAAAGAAACTTTAATTACAAAACTCAGAGAAGCTAACTATAATAAATTAAATTCAAATGAGAATGTAACTATATTCACAGGAATGGGAACTTTCATTGATGAAAAAACAGTTCAAGTCAAAACTGAAAATGAAATTTATGAGTTAGTAGCAGATAATATATTTATTAATACTGGTTCAAGACCATTTATACCTAATATTAAGGGAATTGAAAATAAGAATATAGTATATGATAGTGAGTCTCTTATGAATCTAAGAACTTTACCTAAAAAAATGACAATTATAGGAGCTGGATTTATAGGTTTAGAATTTGCTGGTATTTATAGTTCATTTGGAGCAGAAGTTACAATATTAAACTCTAATAATGGCATTTTACCAAATGAAGATGTTGAGGATTCAGAAGAAATAATAAAATTACTTGCAAAGAGAAATGTAAAAATTGTTAATAATGCAAATATAAAAGAGATTAAAGAAGTTTCTGAATTAGCAATAGTAGAATATGAAGTAGATGGTAAATCTAAAGAATTAACAAGTAATATGATACTTGTAGCTACAGGAAGAAAAGCAAACACTGAAGGGCTAGGGCTAGAAAATGCAGGTATAGAATTAAATGAAAGAGGATTTATTAAAGTCTCAGAAACTCTTAAGACTAATAAAGAGCATATATGGGCTATAGGAGATATAAATGGAGGTCCACAATTTACTTATATTTCATTGGATGATTATCGCATAGTTATTAATCAGTTATTTGGAGATAAGACTAGAACAACTAATGATAGAAAGAATATCCCAAATTCTATATTTATAAGTCCAGCATTTTCAAGAGTTGGTCTTAATGTTAAGCAAGCTAAAGAAAAAGGATATGAAGTATTAGTGGCAAAGATGCCAGTAGAAGCAATTCCAAGAGCTAAACAGATTGGCAAGGCAGATGGGTTTATAAAAATAGTGATAGATAAAAAATCCAATAAGATACTTGGAGCTAGTATGATATGTGAAAATTCAAGTGAGATTATCCATCTTATTCAATTAGCTGTAGATTTAGAAGTAGAGTATACATATTTAAGAGACCGTGTTTATGCACATCCAACTATGACAGAAGCTCTTAATGATATTCTATCTCCTAATATGATAAAAGAAGTATAA
- a CDS encoding cytochrome c biogenesis protein/redoxin gives MQNVNLFLVFIEGIVSFFSPCILPILPIYLSILSNSSVENLKEGKTSFIGSSLFKNTIFFALGISTTFFILGSSVKVLSMFFNENKDLIMFIGGIIIIIMGLFYMGIIKSSILNREKRFNVKFKEMKAITAFILGFTFSFGWTPCIGPILASVLVMVSSSSNHLSANLLIAVYTIGFILPFIITAMFYSKLFKTIDKIRSNMEIIKKIGGIILIVSGILMMVNGFGSISKHFNTSQNSKIESKQEENKRENSTDKEENSDGNDSQKDSNNDNNDKGSNDEDRIKSIDFTLTDQYGKTHKLSDYEGKVVFLNFWATWCPPCKEEMPYIEQLYKDYNKNNDDVVILGVASPNLGREGSREHVVNFLKDQGYTFPVVLDEDGALAYQYGINAFPTTFIIDKEGYVTQYIPGAMDKATMASFIENQRNK, from the coding sequence TTGCAAAATGTAAATTTATTTTTAGTATTTATAGAAGGTATAGTATCATTCTTTTCACCATGTATACTGCCAATTTTACCTATTTATTTGAGTATATTGTCAAATAGTAGTGTAGAAAATTTAAAAGAAGGAAAGACGAGTTTTATAGGAAGTTCTTTATTTAAAAATACTATATTTTTTGCTCTTGGAATCTCAACAACATTCTTTATATTGGGTTCATCAGTAAAAGTATTGAGTATGTTTTTTAATGAAAATAAAGATTTAATAATGTTTATTGGTGGGATTATAATTATTATCATGGGATTATTTTACATGGGAATAATTAAATCTTCAATATTGAATAGAGAAAAAAGATTTAATGTTAAGTTTAAAGAAATGAAAGCAATAACAGCTTTTATATTAGGTTTTACGTTTAGTTTTGGATGGACACCTTGTATTGGTCCAATATTGGCATCTGTATTAGTCATGGTTTCAAGTTCAAGTAATCATCTTAGTGCCAATCTTTTAATAGCAGTATATACTATTGGTTTTATTTTGCCATTCATAATTACAGCTATGTTTTACAGTAAACTATTTAAAACTATAGATAAGATAAGATCTAACATGGAAATTATTAAAAAAATAGGTGGGATTATACTTATAGTATCAGGAATATTAATGATGGTAAATGGATTTGGAAGTATAAGCAAACACTTTAATACGTCACAAAATAGTAAAATTGAAAGCAAGCAAGAAGAAAATAAGCGAGAAAATTCTACTGATAAAGAAGAAAATTCTGATGGTAATGATAGTCAAAAAGACTCTAATAATGACAATAATGATAAAGGGTCTAATGATGAAGATAGAATAAAGTCTATTGATTTTACTTTAACAGACCAGTATGGTAAAACACATAAATTAAGTGATTATGAAGGCAAAGTTGTATTCTTAAATTTCTGGGCTACATGGTGTCCTCCATGCAAAGAAGAAATGCCTTATATAGAACAACTGTATAAAGACTATAATAAAAATAATGATGATGTAGTAATTTTAGGAGTAGCTTCACCTAATTTAGGTAGAGAAGGTTCAAGGGAACATGTAGTTAACTTCTTAAAAGACCAAGGTTATACATTCCCTGTTGTACTTGATGAAGATGGAGCATTAGCATATCAATATGGAATTAATGCTTTTCCAACTACATTTATAATTGACAAGGAAGGATATGTAACTCAGTATATTCCAGGAGCTATGGATAAGGCAACTATGGCATCATTTATTGAAAATCAGAGAAATAAATAA
- a CDS encoding winged helix-turn-helix transcriptional regulator → MYNIDDMIYNCPVEALSNILGKKWVAIIIWKIQEDKKRFGELQRAIPDCSKKMLVQQLDFLIEQGIIVNQKKLVNNVVESTYFLSESGLRLLPVMEKMIMWSNKNLNCDKY, encoded by the coding sequence ATGTACAACATAGATGATATGATATATAATTGTCCAGTAGAAGCTTTATCAAATATTTTAGGTAAAAAATGGGTGGCTATAATTATATGGAAAATACAAGAAGATAAAAAACGATTTGGAGAGCTACAAAGAGCTATACCAGACTGTAGTAAGAAAATGTTAGTTCAACAACTAGATTTTTTAATTGAACAGGGGATTATAGTCAACCAAAAAAAGTTGGTTAATAATGTTGTAGAGTCAACATATTTTTTAAGTGAATCAGGATTACGATTGCTTCCTGTCATGGAAAAAATGATTATGTGGAGCAATAAAAATTTAAATTGTGATAAATACTAA
- a CDS encoding alpha-mannosidase produces MIKAHIVNHTHWDREWYFTSGDALVLSEQLFTDVIDELERNPDVSFVLDGQLSILDDYVQLHKEKIEIIKKLIKEDRLHIGPWFTQTDAFFARGESILRNLMIGIFESKKYGKYMKIGYLPDTFGFNAQMPILLKHVGLDNIFFWRGIHLGKQVQSPYFKWKSLNGESYIYAVNMPHGYGTGMLLEPSLKYVNGRLDPAIDFIKSYTDVDEVLIPSGNDQLNIIGDFKNKIKAINDIGKYSYITSSYQEFLKYIKSIESLESYRGEFREPVLARIHKSIGSSRMDIKLACDKLENKLIKRIEPLLVIAKKSKIEISNQLLINTWKKLLEGQAHDSLAGCVTDTVTDDILHRIREANEICDSIENTIVKKISEGLKLSKNDILVFNTEAKRFNGYKEIQVVSDSKNIYFKDNLDATIIEETYVKPRENVLEETPAGNIFIEEPGYYILKVRINIQLPALGYKVVSFELSDKEMVSLDKSNDTFISNDNYKIIYEDGSLNLQLKDGTYISNFLTLKDSGNAGDTYDFSPLKNDEDIKLSFDKVYTEKALGYEKMVVKGTTLLPLTLEDRKNKYLNGKLNVKVSIVLSKENPLMDVKLCVDNTIYNHRLRVHIKTDIKDNKNIASLPFGYITRENGVLDNWEDIYSEMPIDLEPLESNITLTNQNRSCTVFTRGIKEYQHIEDEIALTLLATTDELGKPDLLYRPGRASGDTTKKGHIRIKTDKAQMLKELEFSFAIYMDSKSFDELEIANLTHNYLRECVNYQLQDYNFFLYRIDNKIQKSIVNKTVSRELEIISLPENYLISACYPSYYSKDKFIIRVENPSSNRMILDEQIFKNRNGKIVNAIEDVEEEQVYEIAPFDVISILLDL; encoded by the coding sequence ATGATAAAAGCACATATTGTTAATCATACACACTGGGATAGAGAATGGTATTTTACTTCTGGAGATGCATTAGTACTTAGTGAACAACTATTTACAGATGTAATTGATGAATTAGAACGTAATCCAGATGTAAGTTTTGTACTTGATGGACAACTTTCTATTTTGGATGATTATGTACAATTACACAAAGAAAAAATAGAAATCATTAAAAAGTTAATAAAAGAAGATAGACTACATATTGGACCATGGTTTACTCAAACTGATGCATTCTTTGCTAGAGGAGAGTCTATTTTAAGAAACTTAATGATTGGAATTTTTGAAAGTAAAAAGTATGGTAAGTATATGAAAATTGGGTATTTGCCAGATACATTTGGATTTAATGCACAGATGCCTATACTATTAAAGCATGTAGGTCTTGATAATATATTCTTTTGGAGAGGTATACATCTTGGTAAACAGGTTCAATCACCATATTTTAAGTGGAAAAGCTTAAATGGAGAAAGTTATATATATGCAGTAAATATGCCACATGGATATGGAACTGGTATGCTTTTAGAGCCTTCATTAAAGTATGTTAATGGACGCTTAGACCCAGCTATTGATTTTATTAAATCATATACTGATGTAGATGAGGTGTTAATACCTTCTGGGAATGACCAGTTAAATATAATAGGTGATTTCAAAAATAAAATTAAAGCGATTAATGATATCGGAAAGTATTCATATATAACGAGTTCATATCAAGAGTTTTTAAAATATATAAAGTCTATAGAATCACTAGAAAGCTATAGAGGTGAATTTAGAGAACCTGTATTAGCAAGAATACATAAATCAATTGGTTCTAGTAGAATGGATATAAAATTAGCATGTGATAAACTAGAAAACAAGCTGATTAAAAGAATAGAGCCATTATTAGTAATTGCTAAAAAGAGTAAAATTGAAATAAGCAATCAGTTACTTATAAATACATGGAAAAAACTTTTGGAAGGACAAGCACACGATAGTTTAGCTGGATGTGTAACTGATACTGTAACAGATGATATTCTTCACCGTATAAGAGAAGCAAATGAAATATGTGACAGTATTGAAAATACTATTGTAAAAAAGATTTCAGAAGGGCTTAAATTATCTAAAAATGATATTTTAGTATTCAATACAGAAGCTAAGCGTTTTAATGGATATAAAGAGATACAAGTTGTAAGTGATAGTAAAAATATTTATTTTAAAGATAATTTAGATGCTACTATAATTGAAGAAACTTATGTAAAACCGAGAGAAAATGTATTAGAAGAAACACCTGCTGGTAATATATTTATTGAAGAACCAGGATATTATATATTAAAAGTAAGAATAAATATACAGCTTCCTGCACTTGGTTATAAAGTTGTTAGTTTTGAATTAAGTGATAAAGAAATGGTGTCACTTGATAAATCTAATGACACTTTTATATCTAATGATAATTATAAGATAATATATGAAGATGGAAGCTTAAATTTACAACTTAAAGATGGAACTTACATATCAAACTTTTTAACATTAAAAGATAGTGGTAATGCAGGTGATACCTATGACTTTTCTCCACTAAAAAATGATGAGGATATAAAACTTTCGTTTGATAAAGTGTATACAGAAAAAGCTTTAGGATATGAAAAAATGGTGGTTAAAGGTACTACTTTACTACCACTTACATTAGAAGATAGAAAAAACAAATATCTTAATGGGAAATTAAATGTAAAAGTAAGTATTGTCTTATCTAAAGAAAACCCATTGATGGATGTAAAACTTTGTGTTGATAACACGATATATAATCATAGACTACGTGTTCATATAAAAACTGATATAAAAGATAATAAAAACATAGCATCATTGCCATTTGGATATATAACAAGAGAAAATGGAGTTTTAGACAACTGGGAAGATATTTACAGTGAAATGCCTATAGATTTAGAACCTTTGGAAAGTAATATTACGCTTACAAACCAAAATAGAAGTTGTACTGTATTTACTAGAGGAATAAAAGAGTATCAACATATTGAAGATGAAATTGCATTGACCTTACTTGCTACTACAGATGAACTAGGAAAGCCTGATTTATTATATAGACCAGGACGTGCTTCTGGAGATACAACTAAAAAAGGTCATATAAGAATTAAAACAGATAAAGCTCAAATGCTTAAGGAATTAGAATTTTCATTTGCAATATATATGGATTCTAAATCATTTGATGAATTGGAAATTGCGAATTTAACCCACAATTATCTAAGAGAATGTGTAAATTATCAATTACAGGATTACAATTTCTTTTTATATCGTATAGATAATAAGATTCAAAAATCAATTGTCAATAAAACTGTAAGTAGAGAATTAGAAATAATATCTTTACCAGAAAACTATCTTATATCAGCATGTTATCCTTCTTATTACAGTAAAGATAAATTTATAATAAGAGTGGAAAATCCGAGTAGTAATAGAATGATATTGGATGAGCAAATATTTAAAAATAGAAATGGGAAAATTGTAAATGCAATAGAAGATGTAGAAGAAGAACAGGTATATGAAATAGCACCTTTTGACGTTATTTCAATACTATTGGATTTATAA
- a CDS encoding PTS fructose transporter subunit IIC produces the protein MLKKIVSELKKHVLTGISYMIPLVIAGAMIMAISRVGGSFYNIPDIWDAKYAESASSIVRLLHDLDGFGGTALGLMFPVIAAFIGFSIADKLAIVPGLVGGMIAKDIGAGFLGALAVGLIAGYTCLFIKNHVKLPKSAASIVPIFIVPVFGTLITVVLINYVIGIPFATLNTGLENWLNGLSGTNQILMAAIIGAMMAVDLGGPVNKAALTTSLALLTSGIYAPNTAAMVGIVIPPLGLGLATILAKQKYNKQLREAGKSSLIMGLIGVSEGAIPFAVESPLKVIPSCVIGTAIASAMAVGLGSVNATPISGFYGWFTVENWPMYVLSIAVGTVIVAGLVIVLRGNPVIEDDEFEDDDFDEAEWES, from the coding sequence ATGTTGAAAAAGATAGTCTCTGAGTTAAAAAAGCATGTCTTAACTGGAATCTCATATATGATTCCATTAGTAATTGCAGGTGCTATGATAATGGCGATATCTCGTGTAGGTGGTTCTTTCTATAATATACCAGATATATGGGATGCTAAATATGCAGAAAGTGCTAGTAGTATTGTTAGATTATTACATGATTTAGATGGGTTTGGAGGTACTGCATTAGGATTAATGTTTCCTGTAATTGCTGCATTTATAGGATTTTCTATAGCTGATAAATTAGCTATTGTACCAGGTCTTGTTGGAGGTATGATTGCTAAAGATATAGGTGCAGGATTTTTAGGAGCTTTGGCAGTTGGTCTTATAGCAGGATATACATGTTTGTTTATTAAAAATCATGTTAAATTACCAAAATCAGCAGCTTCAATAGTACCAATATTTATAGTACCAGTATTTGGGACATTAATCACTGTTGTATTAATCAATTATGTGATAGGTATACCTTTTGCCACATTAAATACTGGATTAGAAAATTGGTTAAATGGATTATCTGGTACAAATCAGATATTAATGGCAGCTATTATAGGGGCTATGATGGCAGTTGACTTAGGTGGACCAGTTAATAAAGCAGCTTTAACAACATCACTTGCATTATTAACAAGTGGAATTTATGCGCCTAACACTGCTGCAATGGTAGGAATAGTTATACCACCACTAGGATTGGGACTTGCTACTATACTAGCAAAACAAAAATATAATAAACAGTTACGTGAAGCTGGAAAATCATCTCTTATAATGGGTTTAATTGGAGTAAGTGAAGGAGCAATTCCTTTTGCAGTAGAATCTCCATTAAAAGTAATACCTTCATGTGTAATTGGAACAGCAATTGCTTCAGCTATGGCAGTTGGTTTAGGTTCAGTAAATGCAACTCCAATTAGTGGATTTTATGGATGGTTTACAGTAGAGAATTGGCCAATGTATGTGTTATCAATAGCAGTTGGAACAGTAATTGTAGCTGGATTAGTTATAGTATTGCGTGGAAATCCAGTGATTGAGGATGATGAATTTGAAGATGATGATTTTGATGAAGCAGAGTGGGAATCTTAA